AGATAGGACTTTGCGAACTGATGAATGGTTTGTGGGGTATTGTGTGTGCACTGACCCAGATCTACCCTCTTGTTCCATGCAGGAAACCATGTCATCAACACCAACTGCTCTGCTGCTCACAGTCGCCAGGCTCTGTCCTGCAAGATGGCTGTGGAGTACGACAAGTTTATTGAATCAGGAAAAAAGTAAGTGTGGCAATTTTTTTCAACACACCCTTGTCAATCTGGCAAACTTCTCTGTGCCTTTAATAACCTCGCTTTCTTCTTCAGGTGGTTCTGTCATGTGGATGATGACAACTACATGAACGTCAAGACACTTGTCAAGCTGCTCTCTCTATACCCTCATACTCAGGACTTGTACATTGGCAAACCCAGCCTGGACAGGCCCATTGAGGCTACAGAGAGACTCGGTGACAACAAGATGGTAAGTAGCTAAAGACTTCTTAGGATAAATATCAGTTCAGATTGATGTGAAGCCAAATAATGCTCAAACCGGTCCTTTCTTTTCAGCGACCCGTGAATTTCTGGTTTGCCACTGGAGGAGCTGGTTTCTGCGTTAGCCGTGGTCTTGCTCTGAAAATGAGCCCTTGGGCAAGGtcagatatatgtgtgtgtatgtgtgtgtgtatatatgtgtatatatgtatgtgtatatatatgtatatatgtatatgtgtatatgtatgtatgtatgtatgtatatatgtatgtgtgtgtgtgtgtgtgtgtgtgtatatatatatatatatatatatatatatatatatatatatatatatatatatatatatatatgtgtatatatatgtgtatgtatatatatatatatatatgtgtgtgtatatatatatatatatatatatataaaatatgtatatgtgtatatgtacgtatgtatgtatatatatatgtgtgtgtgtgtgtgtgtgtgtgtgtgtgtgtgtatatatatatatatatatatatatatatatatatatatatatatatatatatatatatatatatatatatatatatatagggttaGGGTAACTGTTGGGTTTGCATTCATGTATCTATATAAACCTTTCTGTTTTTATACAGTAAATGGTCATAAGTTGACCTGTAAATTCTGTTTCTTTTCCAGTGGTGGTCATTTCATGAACACCGCAGAGAAGATCCGTCTACCGGACGACTGCACCATCGGCTACATCATCGAGTCGGTTCTAGGGGTTCCACTGACACGCAGTAACCTGTTCCACTCGCATCTGGAGAACCTGCAACAGGTGTCCCAATCGGAAGTACACAAACAGGTGTGTTTATTAGACTTTTACTTTAAGCAAACTGACCTGTGACGGATGCCCGGTTGTAATTTCAACTCGTATTTGTCTCTGTTTCAGATTACACTGAGTTATGGTATGTTTGAGAACAAGAGGAATATAATCAACATGAAAGGAGTTTTCCCGGTTCAGGAGGACCCATCCAGGTAAGAGTTCTTTAAATGTTGCAAAAATGAGCCACTTAGGACTAATTCAGAGTTATTTAGGTTGAATTCAAATTCATTTGTCCCCATGTCTCTCTTGCAGGTTTAAGTCTGTGCACTGTCTGCTCTACCCGGATACTCCGTGGTGTCCTCCTCAGGTTACCTATTAAGGCAACCAGCTCCTCTCTTGTATCCTCGTCCCGACTGTGCCTCAGTATCTGAAAGGCACTAGGGACCAGCGTGGTATTGGCCCATGTGGCTGCTT
The sequence above is drawn from the Ictalurus furcatus strain D&B chromosome 24, Billie_1.0, whole genome shotgun sequence genome and encodes:
- the lfng gene encoding beta-1,3-N-acetylglucosaminyltransferase lunatic fringe; its protein translation is MLKSSSRKTVLCALGAAITCAALLVVVAQQQRSSSAHGDAHGDAEVGMRTLQSVAELEVDGGVQSDQAAAAQDGGGGGKKGFSAYFSKLTRSRRDAEKPTAAVAGAPSSAPAEELRPEDLFIAVKTTKKFHQPRLDLLLETWISRNVQQTYIFTDGEDEELKKKMGNHVINTNCSAAHSRQALSCKMAVEYDKFIESGKKWFCHVDDDNYMNVKTLVKLLSLYPHTQDLYIGKPSLDRPIEATERLGDNKMRPVNFWFATGGAGFCVSRGLALKMSPWASGGHFMNTAEKIRLPDDCTIGYIIESVLGVPLTRSNLFHSHLENLQQVSQSEVHKQITLSYGMFENKRNIINMKGVFPVQEDPSRFKSVHCLLYPDTPWCPPQVTY